Genomic segment of Bicyclus anynana chromosome 7, ilBicAnyn1.1, whole genome shotgun sequence:
tgatactgtgctcgcctattgccctaagtttactttatatttttttacatgtcacgtaacgaatacgatgggcgaccggtcgtccatttaggagtcaagaggctaaagaccaaattagtgactAACCCAGCTGCTCATTTTACTTGTAAAACTGCATGTTATCCACTTGTATTGATTTTACGGAGTCTGCTACGGATCCCAAAGTCATACCTTCCTTAAAACGTAAGTaggattattgttatttataaccGACTTAAATAGTAGGGAGGAAATGCGAAAAACTGagattttgtttttactaaaaaaaaaaaaattgccagcCTGCAGTGGGGAAGTAGAGGTGTTACACATTAGAAGCATAAAGCATGTTAAGTCGATTCCGGTCATAATCATTAAgctgtaatgtcttcccgggtattgattaagtaaataaataaataaataatattagtatagaatagaatagaatagaaatcatttatttgttaacacaacacataactacataataacttaaaactaatacatttacatcgtaataataacttaaaactaatacatatatatatagaaaatatgttgtgccaaaaaaatggacctgactcagctaaaatttgttgtgagtacatcagtacccacaacgctggtattctgtcagacccttaggagggaagaacagaacacaaaataattatataactaataaaataaaacaaaatacagtttaaaaatacagtagtgtaatctcagaagaacaaaaaaaaaatttaatctcaatagctagcaaacacaaaagcaaagaaaaattttaaaaaaaggaaaaaaatatatagaattaattgtttattattaattaataattaataattgccacagtctgctttttggcaatctaacaaatacaatcgaaaaattttcttaaaagtaaatttagattttacctCCCGAATAGGTGATAATCCATTAACCGTGCAGAGGGAGGCTTAGTTCACTGTTAAAATATAGTTCTAATGATAATCATgacgtttttttatataaacttagcATTAAAAACTTACTATTAACAGTCAATCAAGAAAGTTGAAATAATCGTATTAATAATTGAagcatttacaatttatttataaaaaaaacttttcatccaataaccaGCCTAATAATGCCTTCTCCAAGCTagttattgaattattttttctttctttctttcgaaTTTTCGCTTTGTAATGGACTATTTGATTAgcctatattattttaatttgcaaGTATATAATAACGCAAGACAACAAAAAATACTATACAAGATACTTATACGCACACAGTAATTGACCCTTGCTATCTAAATACAGTAAACGCacatgataaaaaataaaggttAGGATGTAAAAGAAAGtgaaatattgaatattgacGTTGACCTTGCCTAAAATTACTTACTATATAAGCGGCTCCTTGCACGGATTATGTATCAGTCGGTCACTAACTTATTCAACATGTTCACAAAAGTAAGTAGACCTAAACATTCTTATTAAAAAAGGActaataagttttaattaatcaaattaatacaACAACCTGGTAAAATGACGAGATTAGTAATAAAACTCGTCTTTTTTCAGATCGTCACTTTGAGCGCCATCCTGGCTGTATCAGCTGCTGGACTCTTGCCCACAGCTCACTACTCATCGGCTGCTGCTGTTTCATCCCAAAGCATTGTCCGTCATGATCAACCCCACGGCATTGCCGCCGCTCCAGTAGCATATGCTGCCCCAGTAGCCTACTCTGCCCCAGTAGCCTACGCCGCTCCCCGTCTGTCCGGCCATGCTGTCTCTTCTCAGAACATCGTGAGCCACAACCAAGGCTACGGCGCTATCGGCTACGCTGCTCCTGCCCGTGTCGCTATCGCCCACTCCGCCCCTGTCGTCCACGCCGCTCCCATCGTACACGCCGCTCCCGCCCACGGTTACATCGCCGCTCACCAGCCTGAACCCTATGATGTAAGATTCGTTTTTTTATTCCTTCATAAAGGAGGTTGCTGAAATGTTGAGTAGATATTCATTGTGTGTTATCTCTGCAGGCTCACCCCAACTACGAGTTCTCGTACTCCGTCGCTGACGGCCACACCGGCGACAACAAGTCCCAGCACGAGAGCCGCGACGGTGACGTCGTACACGGCGAGTACTCCCTGGTCGAGGCTGACGGCTCCGTACGCAGGGTCGAGTACTCCGCCGACGCACACAGCGGCTTCAACGCCGTGGTCCACCGCTCCGCACCCTCCGTCCACGCTGCGCCCGTAGCCCATGCCCCAGCACACATTCTGGCTCATCATTAAACCTATATTTTCATAGAcatgtaaataactatttataaacgacaaaaataaattcataaaaataatttacagttCCTTTTTAATCCTAACTTTATTATCGTAAGTCACTAGAAAGGTATTAGTATAATACTATCATAGacgtcttataataaaaggacgcacaatcatgtagaaaatttcacttaaaaactggccaattttgctttgacaattttagaatttaataaaatatatagaattcaatattcaataaaactctaattcaaagcaaattcaaccttaaggattgagtttaaggctgagtttgcaaatgcgacttgaattgagtgccaagaagttgtgtttggcactcattgagtggggacgttttttggtcgctgattgtgcatacactttttaataggagatcgataaATACAATACACAGATTGAGCGtatggaacacgacggtgtcgtagccactccaaatacgaaattcaaaaagtaatacattctcaagtaagtacgacacgaaccgtcgcatcagtaattttcaatattattcaagaaaaattacatcttatgttttttaatattttaaaaactgttcacaaaaactaaaaagatggatttattgctaattattaattattatattaatttacgtaattattgttagtgttaaattttgaaatacaaattatgaaaaaagtttgtatacgcggttgtcaaggagacaacggccggcttcagtacgttgcttgtaaagactcactctggttactctacGATACGTAGAGTATTAAGATATTATGAATATGAGAAATTACGACACGAATAAAAACATCAATGGGTACATGTACTGTACGAACGGTATACTCcgaccgactcgtaaatctatgaaatTGAACAAACAAGTTTAGAAAAAGTGCTTAAATTTTGCTTATAATATTTGACACATAACAAGGCAGCTTCGAAACTTTGGAAATATCAGGTTTAgcttaaaatctatacttataataaaactgtaacaggtcaaattctgcaCATTGAAGATCCATAGCCTACAAACATATCAGTAAGCTTAGTTTACGTACCTGTTAAAACCATTTAAGCTTCTTTTTAAACTTCGGAAAAAACTTGCACAGTATTTTAGACTGTCCGATTTAGGTCAAATACGCGCCATTTTATTCTGTAATCATTTAAAGAAAAGCGTCATAATACCGCTCCAATAAAAGTTTTGGTCCCTTTTGATAAGAATCTCTAGTAATGCCAAAATCGGCtctgaaaataaatacaacctAAGAGCCGATTTTTGTAATATACCTAGATAaagaaaatttttcttttaaatcaaGTGTTGACTTGGTCGCTCAATTTTCAGGGGGTATATTTTAACGGATGCGCCAAAAATCTGAAAGAAGGCTTGGAAGGAAAACGGTTCACTACGTCCATAATTTTGCCTGACTCATCGTgaacatcataataatattataaacgcgaatgtttgtatggatgttaggatgtatgtttctttggatgtttgttactctttaacgccgttactactaaagcgatttagctgaaatttggaatgaaaatatattttactctggattaatacataggctactttttatcccgaaaaaatccatggttttccgagattagtaaaaactgatgattttgatgatatgaatgtttgttactctttcacgccttaactactgaaccaaattagctgaaaattggtattaatatatattacacataggctaatttttatccccaAAAATCCATGATTGccgagggattagtgaaaaactaaattccacgcggacgaagtcgctggcgtccgctagtcacatataaatataatattaatcaataaatttGAGCAgtatggtaataaataaatattttattcagcaCTATTATTATCACTACAGAGCCAGTCCTCCCTTGATAGTATAAACTTTTTTACGATCGGAATTAACAGATTAACGTGTTTTCTGCTGAGTTGTAACAGCACCAACTTCCCTTCTTTCTTCttagaagaaaataaattcaGTATTTTACAGCTCAAACTTAGAATCGATCCTAAGTCTTTGTTATCCTTAGCCACATAAACCATCTAGTGGTTAGCTAGACCAATGAGGCTGTTACAAGGCTGTTAATAAACGCTATGAATgagtcaatagctcaacggtaagagcgatcgctcatcaccgaagggtggtggttcgatcactTGGTTGTCGTACCgtaggtctattgtcgtacccactcctaatacagtttttcccgactagttggaggagaatgggaatattggtcatatttaaaaaaatacgtcaaatattctttaaaaaatatatatattcttcgTACATGGTAgtcaaaattacataaaatatttttaatataaacgaaATATATAAACTTTAAGCGATACTTGGATATACTAGTATCTTTAATATATGCGGGTTAAGTGTCTGTTTGTGGCCGATaacttattggttgcttgcgtaactgtactaCCCTAAGGTGTGAAGTTTCTGCGGCATTCAATTAATAACACTATAAACTtggtttgtatggatgttattCTTTCACTTAGTACTAAATAACCAAATTACTCGTATTAACAAGATCTCTGTTCTATCATAatgaatattatgtataaaagttGTGAATTTCTGTATGGAATGAGATAATGGTGAAAGATTTAAAATACATGATTGTGAAGGAAAGTATAGTTGACCTTGCTAATTAACAATCAACTGGGTAAGTACTATAAAAGGGGCTCGTTCCAAAAATTATGCATCAGTCGAACAAGTACACTTACAACATGTTCTGCAAAGTAAGTCAAGATAACGTATTGAACAAATACTATCAGATTGGACTTATATTATGAGCAGTAGGCTAAGTTACATAATTGTTTGATCTACGAATAGTATTTAAGTGTCAGATCGGCATATGTATAATACTAATCATGATATTggtacctaataaaaataataatggtgATCATTTTCAGATCGTGGCAGTCAGCGCTCTTTTGGCGGTAGCATCCGCTGGGCTTTTGCCCGTAGCAAACTACGCGCCCGCCGCCCATGTGGCTTACTCTTCACCAATCTCCTACTCTGCCCCTGCTATCTCCGGTCACGCCGCTGTTTCCTCGCAAAACATCGTCCGCCACGACCAAGGCCATGGAGCTATTGCCGTAGCCGCCCCAGTCTCGTACGCTGCCCCAGTCGCCTACGCTGCTCCTCGTCTGTCCGGCCATGCTGTCTCTTCTCAGAACATCGTGAGCCACAACCAAGGCTACGGTGCTATCGGCTACGCTGCTCCGGCCCGCGTCTCCGGTCACGCCGCTGTTTCCTCGCAAAACATTGTTCGCCACGACCAAGGCCATGGAGCTATTGCTGTAGCCGCCCCAGTCTCGTACGCAGCCCCAGTTGCCTACGCCGCTCCTCGTCTGTCCGGGCATGCTGTCTCTTCTCAGAACATCGTGAGCCACAACCAGGGCTACGGCGCTATCGGCTACGCTGCTCCTGCCCGTGTCGCTATCGCCCACTCCGCCCCTGTCGTCCACGCCGCTCCCATCGTACACGCCGCTCCCGCCCACGGTTACATCGCCGCTCACCAGCCTGAACCTTATGATGTAAGATTCGTTTTTTTATTCCTTCGTAAAGAAGGTTGCTGAAATGTTGAGTAGATATTCATTGTGTGACGTTATCTCTGCAGGCTCACCCCAACTACGAGTTCTCGTACTCCGTCGCTGACGGCCACTCCGGCGACAACAAGTCCCAGCACGAGAGCCGCGACGGTGACGTCGTACACGGCGAGTACTCCCTGGTCGAGGCTGACGGCTCCGTACGCAGGGTCGAGTACTCCGCCGACGCACACAGCGGCTTCAACGCCGTGGTCCACCGCTCCGCACCCTCCGTCCACGCTGCGCCCGTAGCCCATGCCCCAGCACACATTCTGGCTCATCATTAAACTTAAAACTTTTGCTGTCTATCTGTTCTCATAGTCATGTAAACaactatttatatagataaaattaaaataaaattaaaataattgaatagttATTTTATCTTCTTCAAATTATTCCTAATTCATTCGTATTGAATTAATTTCACTTTAAGTTTTGTTACTTCTAAAATATtgaaagtattataaaaaaagtatttataaagaTTAAATAGACTTCTTAAAAAACGAGATATGAGTAtaaaaatgacataaaaaatcTGCTCAACTATTTTTTTGGGGTCGTTGCCAGCCAACGACTACTAAGCACTATAACGGTGAACCGCGGGGCGGTTAACCATTGCAGATTTTCCAGTTTAACATGAAATTGTGTACCGATACAATCGCAAGTGGTTGCAGCTAGCCGCTAGTGCGTTACAAAAGCGCTAAGAGATAACCGTCCTGAAAACTATAGTTTAATGAATAAAACATGCACCGTAACGTAACTCTTATCTGTAACTTGACAATGTAAGTCTCCAACTCATTCTATTTCTCTCATTATAACACGATGCTATATACATATAGTGAGGTATAGAGAGTTCGAAACTCATACCGTCGAAATAGTAAATTATCTAAAagttagataaaaaatatttagttaactTTTACAAATCGACTCATAGTATTTATTTGCGCAGACaaacataatatacaaaaaatttgTAATTCTTACAATTTTTGTAAAGTTTGGGCTTTCTGTCGCGCACTTTTAAACTGTAAAAAACAAGTTTCTTGGGGCTATTCAAGTGAGCTGATAGCTGAACTGAGCTGAAGCTgataaacaaatacataaaaaaccaGCAACGAATCTGTGGTGTTGTCTATGTTTGCCGATGACGAGTTCCGATGTAAAAGATTAGGCAGGGCCATTGGAGCCATAGACGTACTCTGAACATTAATACGAATCTAATATGTAaataccacagaacagacatcgctaaaagctaacgctttaaatacaataaaaaacatgacgcggaaattgtttattttatgactGATGGCATATACTATAgaaaacagtttaaaagtgaGAAATCCTTTATTTCTTACTTTTAGAGCGTCATTTTTAATAGTTCCGACTATAAGTTTTGTACTTACTCGTAACTTACGCGTTTTGACCAACAGCTGTCTGCAAATATTAGTTTTGAATATTTCTGGTTGCAAGcctcattatttaaaaatgttttgttaacTTTCCTTCTTAGCATGTCCCTAATGTCCATTTAAGTCTTCTAACTTagctttaaatattttgataaaaataagtaattagaatttttcttctaagaataatattttaagaataatATGGTCAACAGCTGCCTGGAGTTCGGatgttgatattattgttacaCCCCCTGATCCTGGTACTGCACCTGTTCTCTTTATGATCTACATTCACATAGCACTATGAGAGTTAAGAAAAAGAGAATGCACCAGTGTGTTTGGAGACACTTGTGCACTTAATAGTACTGCGTAAATGGTTGGTGTCATCATTAGATTGACAGCATTGGATGTtattaggtattaaaaaaaataataaaaaaaattcaaccgacttcaaatacataaaacatactgactaaactaaaaagcagaaaaattaatatcattctaaattctatatatcatattatgtactaactgatgatcagtttgaatgcGGTGAGTTCCAGtacctgtccttcgtcttcatcattacACCCCTAAAGACAGTCAagacccatctaggtggaaagttcttgtcgacacaaattaatcaaatgcaaacacaaggtaactgttgtaaaccgttaaagagttccctcgaGTGTGTTTCGACTCCACCATCAGATCGACTATATCAGCTTTACCTTCATTAAGTTGttttaaaatctcaatttaatactaagtttttaattgtacattGTACTGCagcttaaaatattgtaatcttcgttcgtgaagagatggtagttgtaacacaaaatcttttatagattttagcacaactgccgtttcaacataatattctgtataaaaaatatttttgctcaataaatcaattatttatttatttaaaaaaaaaagttgtagtCCTATAAAAAGgataatggaaaaaatataaaacactatagttgtccttacaatttttgaaagtttccctcaatttctccaggatcccatcatcagatcctgatatggTGACAATGGAGTGAGTGTACTTCAAGAGTGTACACAttccaacgaaaaaaaaattttaaaattggttaagaaatgacgaagttctgaggtaacaaacattaaaaaaaacaaacgcgtcacgagacctcctccttttttcaaGACGGTTAAAAATCGTAaacagtaataataaattaaaattatacaactAGGTAAACAAAACTATGTGTAAAGATAGTCTTATTAGGTACTAGGTATAGCCAAGCGTTCGAATTACCTACATACCTTATTCTATTTCAGTCAATCAaagatttgaaatattatattataagatttAAGAGATAAACTGTGCATGAAATTGTAACATACATTTTGTTTGACGTAATTATTAGGCTCACTATGCGCAGTGGGCAGATTGAGTAGGTAAAATTTTATAGCATCGTTAAAAAGTACTGTAGTTCCAAATAAAGTTTAgtgttgaaataaaaatcacTTTAAGTGCAATCGAAAgtagtttattaaaaagaaataactcATAAGTCTTTTGACAATATAAGcctatcatattttttatgacTTGAGTGTTTTGAAGTTGAGTTTAATATCGATTTCTGAGTGAAACACaacaaaatttaaatgataGTTAATTATTTCATATCTAACTTTTTTGcgataatttttttctgtttatttgaACTAGCTCCAAAATGTTATCAAATTATAAGTGACGATAAAGaattaactatattaattttttgCACTATATTTCAACTATATTTcatttagacattttttaaggTTTTCTATAGAATCACGCAGGATGATTATGATTGTAAATGTTTCAAAAGCTTAATTACTACCAATACTAGGCCTCACTGGTCAATCTATTTAGCTAAGACAGCTTTAAAGGAAGTAAGCCATTCATTTCGAAAACCTTAATTCTTTTGAACTTAAACAGGTCTAGTTATATTCTTGCTTTaggagttaaaaaatatttaatgttcaaACTAATAGGTGTCAATTAATAATGCTTTGTCTTGTGTCACTTAAAATTTGAGCTATCGATTACCAACTGACTGGTTCATATTATTACCCAATGTAGGTTTCGCGTACTAAATAATGAGCCGAATTTAGAgagattaaaataatgttttctcATATACATATGGCAtactttttaaaagttatttccgttgttaaattttttagtaaaacaaACACATCattgataattaatatattataaattaataagttttaacaaaaacatttcacagacaaataaataggtattaacAATAACGATTGTCAGTTTATTTAATGGTGAGCAAGCACATGAGTGGGCGCTGGGGCAGCATGAGTGTTGGGAGCTGAGTTGCTGACAACCGCGTTGAAGCCATTGTGATCATCGGCTGTGTACTCTACCCTGCGTACGGAACCGTCAGCCTCGACCAGGGAGTACTCGCCGTGAACGACGTCACCGTCGCGGCTCTCGTGCTGGGACTTGTTATCGCCGGTGTGACCGTCAGCGACGGAGTACGAGAAGTCATATTGGGGATGAGCGTCGACCTCGTGCTCGGCAGATACAATTCTAGGGGCAGCGTAGTGGGCTACAGGTGCGGAGTACGCTACTGGGGCACGGTACGCAACTGGGGCAGTGCGGTATGCAACTGGGGCTTGGTACGCGACTGGAGCGGAGCGGTATGCAACTGGGGCTTGGTACGCGACTGGGGAAGCGTGGTAGGCGACAGGGGCAGCGGCAACTACCGCTCGGGGTTGGTCATGACGTACGATGTTTTGCGAGGATACTGCAGCAGCGGAAGAGTAATGAGGCTCGGCAATAAGGCCTGCTGAGGCGATGGCCAGAACGGCGGTCAAGATCAAagactgaaaattaaaaaaaaattgttatgataatataaatataaattatctatttttaatgaCCGAGGTATCCTTCTTAGACCAATCAACGTAgtacttataatatttgttttattatgttaaatttaaagtctttcaattaatgttttatattacttttatattcaCTTTAATTTAAAGATGATCAAAGTGCTATGATAACAACAGAGGATGTtgtagtttaaattttttgtatatgACTTACCTTAGCGAACATCTTGTTCTGTGTTGAATATGCAACTGATGCATTGCTTAAAACAAAAGCACCTTatatagttaattttttgtgGTGTGTTAAAGGTGAACAGGGTATGtctagatttttttgaaatatctcAATAAAACCTACTTTCTCTCGCATGCCTTTATTTAAAACAGTAACACCGAATAAATCACAATAATTGCTAACTGGTGTTGCAATACTTAAgggccgagatagcccagtggatatgacctcgacCTTCAGtgggcgtagtttcgaatccagcccggggaatgcacctcctacttttcaatcatgtgcattttaaggttttctttttaattatctatgtaaaattttaaatgtggcCTTGAATGACCGAGTGTGGCTTTACCAGTACGCTTGGGCGGCATTGGCATTTGCAAAATTTCTGACGTTAGCTTACCAGCGTTCTTGTCCTCGGTCCACGCCTCGGAGGAATTAACCAGGAAAATTTTAGCATCCACACTTGTTAATTTTGAAGCGTCGTATAAGACCGAGCCCATGAATGCTTGGAAAACAGCTTGTCCGAGCACTGAtttgccaaaaaaaatattttcccagAGACAGTGGGATGAGCCGCTCTGCAGACTGGTAAGAGAGGAACTTATTAGTACCTCCACCAACGCTGCGGAGCGTGCCCGTTTGCTGGCTGTGGGAGAATGGGAATCGGGGCTTTGGCTACAAGCAATTCCTTCGTCCAGCACTGGTACCTTGTTGGACGACACAACATTCCGCATCGCTGTATCTGTGCAGAGCTAGTCGATAAACTCGGACACCACGGTATTTCTTGCAGTAGGAGCACTGGCCGTATTCCGCGGCACGCTAGCCTGAACGACATCATACGTCGTGCTCTTGTCACCGCCGGCGTGCCAGCCGTTTTTGAACCTAACGGTTTGGCGCGTGACGATGGTAGGAGACCAGACGGCATGTCTTtgatgccatggaagatgggtAGGCCTTTGGTGTGGGACGCGACTTGCGTAGACACCCTTGCGCCTTCACATCTTCCTGGCACGATGcgggcgctgctgctgcatcagcagagaccctcaagcggcgcaaatatagcaatctcgtcggagattacatatttgagccgtttgcggtcgaaacactaggaccgtggggtccgaTATGTaagtacgtagttttaatatccttgtacatttaattttaaattaaaataaatcaattatctACATGTGTAAGGTCTGCAAACTGcactacctacttaatatttacATGTAGGGAGCACCCTAAGAaaattgtatttcaagattttattttaagactttGTCGACATTAGAACATACTCAAGCTGAGTTACAAATGTCTAGTATAGTCTCTGAGATAcgcagacagacagatatacaGGAAGACGCACATATCGAAACCCTAACCATTAAaaacggccaagtgcgtgtcgggtcaCGCACAGtgtagagttccgtagattaaattagtacTGTAAACCCTGACGTATTAATAAACCTTCATACCCATACCAAATATCAGCTTTCTAGTTCTAACAGACTCTGAGTAAGATAAGTCAGAgaactgacaactttatctagTTATTAAGCAACGGAACAATTTTCATGCTCCGAATACATTTTATAGATTGGTTGACTATAACTCTATAAATGGAAATTgctacttatatattttaattttcttctaatttcattataatatatccTACTTCTGTGATTATTTTCATAAGTAATCGTTTAGCTGGTagagggggagggggggggacTTGACTGTAACAAAAATGATCTCCCAAAActttaatatttcacaaacgGGGTAAAAGTGGTTCTCCTATGTGGTTTTGTATAACGGGGCCTGGATTTGAGTTTTGGTTCGGGCTATGactaagcttttattttttccaaTATTGTCAGTATTTTTTAGCACAGAGTTGAGATGTTAGTAATGTTAAAAACCCGCGGgctacattaaataatttactactACACTAAATTCATAATCCGAGAAAATTTTCAGTGGCAATCACAGTTAGGTGTATCAGCTTAGCAACTCTGGTTGCCACGGAAAAAtggttaatttttaagttttctttcttattaattatgaaaaatgttttagtaaTGATGATAGTAGCTTAAGCGTCTAGtgttaattcaaaaataaagaaaatttgaaattaaagtattttaaagtaaaggccaagtgcgtgtcgggccacgcgcagtgtagggttccgtagattggtggggacacttgactcgaataaaaattagctcttacaagcttaatatttatcaaacgtatccctaaattgaaaaatgttGGTAGAGGGCTCCTCATAACTTTTAAAGACCTGTAACGATAGTCCAAACtatgaaataaactaataaataaatttcatccccactttacatttaGGGGAGGtaccccaaaaaaaaatatttttcaagattttttttcatgactaTATTTGCATGTTTAATGTTCATGttaatgctaatttacagctttataTTAGTTATAGTCTCTGCACTAAACCGCGGACCGACAGACGGacggatggacagacagacgaaactataaggattcCTT
This window contains:
- the LOC112058171 gene encoding cuticle protein translates to MHQSNKYTYNMFCKIVAVSALLAVASAGLLPVANYAPAAHVAYSSPISYSAPAISGHAAVSSQNIVRHDQGHGAIAVAAPVSYAAPVAYAAPRLSGHAVSSQNIVSHNQGYGAIGYAAPARVSGHAAVSSQNIVRHDQGHGAIAVAAPVSYAAPVAYAAPRLSGHAVSSQNIVSHNQGYGAIGYAAPARVAIAHSAPVVHAAPIVHAAPAHGYIAAHQPEPYDAHPNYEFSYSVADGHSGDNKSQHESRDGDVVHGEYSLVEADGSVRRVEYSADAHSGFNAVVHRSAPSVHAAPVAHAPAHILAHH
- the LOC112058172 gene encoding uncharacterized protein LOC112058172, with amino-acid sequence MYQSIKYTYNMFCKIVAVSAVLAVASAGLLPVANYGHGIAAAPIAYNAAPLAYSAPVAYAAPARLSGHAAVSSQNIVRHDQGHRTIAVAAPVAYSAPVAYAAPRLSGHAVSSQNIVSHNQGYGAIGYAAPARVAIAHSAPVVHAAPIVHAAPAHGYIAAHQPEPYDAHPNYEFSYSVADGHTGDNKSQHESRDGDVVHGEYSLVEADGSVRRVEYSADAHSGFNAVVHRSAPSVHAAPVAHAPAHILAHHSSKRARSAALVEVLISSSLTSLQSGSSHCLWENIFFGKSVLGQAVFQAFMGSVLYDASKLTSVDAKIFLVNSSEAWTEDKNAGAFVLSNASVAYSTQNKMFAKSLILTAVLAIASAGLIAEPHYSSAAAVSSQNIVRHDQPRAVVAAAPVAYHASPVAYQAPVAYRSAPVAYQAPVAYRTAPVAYRAPVAYSAPVAHYAAPRIVSAEHEVDAHPQYDFSYSVADGHTGDNKSQHESRDGDVVHGEYSLVEADGSVRRVEYTADDHNGFNAVVSNSAPNTHAAPAPTHVLAHH